The Hugenholtzia roseola DSM 9546 genome includes a region encoding these proteins:
- a CDS encoding Uma2 family endonuclease — MTLIEQLKQAPDVVLIIQKMQAYLKEEAQKRQEFLEMVHEDVKAEFINGEIILHSPVRMAHLRVSSRLSKHLMNHVDDDNLGFVGIEKMMITLSRNCYEPDIVFYRKAISDTFTADQKLFPAPDLVVEILSESTRKNDYGVKFQDYAAHNVGEYWIVDAEEGKIEQYVLIENQFELQASLSKTDTLASVVVHKLTIDLSKIFE; from the coding sequence ATGACCTTAATAGAACAACTCAAACAAGCCCCTGACGTGGTTCTGATTATCCAAAAAATGCAAGCCTATTTGAAGGAGGAGGCTCAAAAAAGGCAGGAATTTTTGGAAATGGTACACGAAGATGTAAAAGCGGAATTTATCAACGGCGAAATTATCTTACACTCACCCGTAAGAATGGCGCATTTGAGGGTGAGCAGCCGTCTTTCAAAACACCTTATGAACCACGTTGATGACGACAATTTAGGCTTTGTGGGCATAGAAAAAATGATGATTACCCTTTCACGAAATTGCTATGAGCCTGATATTGTGTTTTATCGCAAGGCAATCTCTGATACTTTTACAGCAGACCAAAAGCTATTCCCTGCCCCTGATTTAGTGGTAGAAATCCTTTCGGAAAGCACGCGAAAGAATGACTACGGAGTCAAGTTTCAAGATTATGCAGCGCACAATGTAGGTGAATATTGGATAGTAGATGCAGAAGAAGGCAAAATAGAGCAATATGTGTTGATAGAAAATCAATTTGAACTGCAAGCCTCGCTCTCTAAAACGGACACTTTGGCTTCGGTTGTGGTGCATAAATTGACTATAGATTTATCTAAGATTTTTGAGTGA